In a genomic window of Dyadobacter fermentans DSM 18053:
- a CDS encoding Gfo/Idh/MocA family protein, which yields MLKIGIIGMSPGNAHPYSWSAIINGQFDGEEITRIGYPAVAAYLEANRDTLGLPAAKVTHVWAQEREIAESICKAAGVTVVVNELTEMIGEVDAVILARDDPESHKEMARPFIEAGVPIFIDKPLAYSAEDLDWFSAQSAAGRFIMSCSSMRYANEVRVARQELKSLGKLELVTAVGKKDWKKYGIHLLEAIFAILDDPEVRSVKSIGELDREIVHLRLENGPDVTLHLFNEISGTFQVSLFGRNAWKLIDIRNSYSMFRDNLIEFIRSVEEGRPRLDFGKTERIVRVIVEGKGGRMAKSR from the coding sequence ATGTTGAAAATTGGAATCATTGGCATGAGCCCAGGCAATGCCCATCCCTACTCCTGGTCGGCGATCATCAACGGGCAGTTCGACGGAGAGGAGATCACACGGATCGGCTACCCCGCTGTGGCCGCTTACCTGGAAGCTAACCGCGATACCCTGGGCTTACCGGCGGCAAAGGTGACGCATGTATGGGCGCAGGAGCGCGAAATCGCTGAAAGCATTTGTAAAGCGGCCGGGGTAACTGTTGTCGTAAACGAATTGACTGAGATGATCGGTGAGGTAGATGCGGTGATCCTGGCGCGCGACGATCCTGAAAGCCACAAGGAGATGGCGCGGCCCTTTATTGAGGCAGGCGTCCCGATTTTCATTGACAAACCGCTTGCTTACTCTGCCGAAGATCTGGATTGGTTCTCGGCCCAAAGCGCTGCCGGCAGGTTCATTATGTCCTGTTCGTCCATGCGTTACGCAAATGAAGTGCGGGTGGCCAGGCAGGAACTGAAATCGCTGGGCAAGTTGGAACTGGTCACCGCAGTGGGCAAGAAAGACTGGAAAAAATACGGGATACATTTACTCGAAGCCATTTTTGCTATCCTGGATGATCCGGAAGTGCGCTCGGTCAAAAGCATCGGCGAACTCGACCGTGAAATAGTACATCTCCGCCTTGAAAACGGGCCGGACGTGACGCTGCACCTTTTCAACGAGATATCAGGCACCTTTCAGGTTTCACTCTTTGGCCGCAATGCCTGGAAACTGATTGATATACGCAACTCTTACTCTATGTTCCGCGACAACCTCATTGAATTTATCCGGTCGGTAGAAGAAGGAAGGCCCAGGCTGGACTTCGGTAAAACCGAAAGGATTGTGAGGGTGATTGTGGAGGGGAAGGGAGGGCGAATGGCCAAAAGCCGATAG
- a CDS encoding aldo/keto reductase, protein MKKRLLGNTGIAVSEIAFGGVEIGMPYGIGVAGKEDMLSEKEAILLLHEAQDRGINFFDTARLYGESEAIMGKAFEGRRNDIVLATKCSHFRKDGKLLPDRELRPFIEHSLQQSLEMLRTDYLDVFMLHQADVEILQNETIAEVFSELKEKDIIRATGASTYTTNETSLAIGSGRWDMIQLPFNLMDQRHGAFFQEASESGVGLVIRSVLMKGLLSDRGKNLHPALADVERHIQSYHSWTGDRFPDLPTLATRFALSFEEVSSVLVGIDKTAYLEKALATANGSYMHAAMRKEAENLVYPDPEFLNLPHWDRMGWLK, encoded by the coding sequence TTGAAAAAAAGACTGCTGGGAAATACCGGGATTGCGGTTTCTGAAATTGCTTTTGGCGGTGTAGAAATTGGTATGCCCTACGGCATCGGTGTGGCGGGTAAAGAGGATATGCTTTCTGAAAAGGAAGCAATACTGCTGTTACATGAAGCGCAAGACAGGGGGATCAATTTTTTCGATACTGCCCGGCTCTATGGTGAGAGCGAGGCGATCATGGGGAAAGCTTTTGAAGGCAGAAGGAATGACATTGTCCTTGCAACCAAATGCAGCCATTTTCGAAAAGACGGGAAACTGCTGCCCGACCGGGAGCTCAGGCCGTTTATCGAGCATTCGTTACAGCAGAGCCTGGAAATGCTCAGGACAGACTACCTGGATGTTTTCATGTTGCACCAGGCCGATGTGGAAATTTTGCAAAATGAAACCATTGCGGAAGTTTTTTCGGAACTGAAAGAAAAAGACATAATCCGGGCCACCGGGGCGTCGACCTACACTACCAACGAAACTTCGCTGGCGATCGGAAGCGGGAGATGGGATATGATCCAGCTGCCTTTTAATCTCATGGACCAGCGGCACGGGGCGTTTTTTCAGGAAGCATCCGAAAGTGGGGTCGGCCTGGTCATTCGCTCCGTTTTGATGAAGGGGTTGCTGAGCGACAGGGGCAAAAACCTGCATCCCGCCCTGGCCGATGTGGAGCGGCATATCCAGAGCTATCATTCCTGGACAGGCGACCGTTTCCCTGATCTGCCTACGCTCGCTACCCGGTTTGCATTGTCATTTGAAGAGGTATCCTCGGTATTGGTGGGGATTGATAAAACAGCTTATCTGGAAAAAGCCCTCGCTACGGCAAATGGCAGCTACATGCATGCAGCAATGCGAAAAGAGGCCGAAAATCTCGTATATCCCGATCCGGAATTCCTAAACCTGCCGCACTGGGACCGGATGGGGTGGTTAAAGTAA
- a CDS encoding HpcH/HpaI aldolase family protein → MKMRESRVLKKLRAGEIVSCFKINLSDARIAEIAAISGFDCVWTDQEHIGQDWSVLASNIWATKAHDTDILVRVPKGSYSDFIRPLELDATGIMVPHIMNLAEAELIVQMTRFHPTGRRPIDGGNSDGAYTALDFNEYLVQANQQRFVIFQIEDPEPLKELEEIAALDGYDMLFFGPGDFSQGIGAPGEWNHPELIAARKRVAEVARRHGKFAGTVGGPGNANELIAMGYQFISMGADVVGIKNYCQDLVGAFTKSSAAGSKNSYMNT, encoded by the coding sequence ATGAAAATGCGGGAAAGCAGGGTCCTGAAAAAGCTGAGAGCAGGGGAGATTGTAAGTTGTTTCAAAATCAATCTGTCAGACGCCCGCATCGCTGAAATTGCCGCTATTTCCGGTTTCGACTGCGTTTGGACAGACCAGGAGCATATCGGTCAGGACTGGTCGGTATTGGCATCCAATATCTGGGCGACCAAGGCGCACGATACGGACATTCTGGTCCGCGTCCCAAAGGGAAGTTATAGCGATTTTATACGCCCGCTTGAACTGGACGCTACGGGTATCATGGTCCCGCACATCATGAATCTGGCCGAAGCCGAGCTGATTGTCCAAATGACACGCTTTCACCCGACCGGGCGCCGGCCAATCGACGGCGGCAACTCCGACGGGGCATACACGGCGCTGGATTTCAACGAATACCTGGTGCAGGCGAACCAGCAGCGGTTTGTGATTTTTCAGATCGAAGATCCGGAGCCGTTGAAAGAGCTGGAAGAAATAGCGGCCCTGGACGGTTATGATATGCTGTTTTTTGGCCCCGGGGATTTCAGTCAGGGAATAGGTGCCCCCGGTGAATGGAACCATCCCGAGCTGATTGCCGCCCGAAAGCGGGTGGCGGAAGTGGCACGAAGGCACGGAAAGTTTGCAGGAACGGTAGGCGGGCCCGGGAATGCCAACGAGCTGATTGCGATGGGCTACCAGTTCATCAGTATGGGCGCTGATGTGGTGGGCATTAAAAATTATTGCCAGGACCTGGTGGGCGCCTTTACAAAATCCTCGGCTGCGGGATCGAAAAATTCCTATATGAACACCTGA
- a CDS encoding SDR family oxidoreductase: protein MANTEIPVLSLKDKHIWVFGGAGYLGQAIVSALDKWGAKVLCVDLDERAAVFAEREKLVNTTCATLDVSHTEAVERFVERQIAALGVPDGCVNLTTATTAKTMEELSAEDFDVVNHGGLTATFILTRAVGMEMAARQRGSMVLFSSMYGSVSPYPEVYQEPMNKNPLEYGVGKAGIKQMTRYFAVHWGKSNVRCNCISPGPFPNPDVQKTHAAFVARLAGKSPMGRIGQASEIVGSVAFLLSDAASYITGQDLAVDGGWTCW, encoded by the coding sequence ATGGCAAATACTGAAATTCCTGTTTTAAGTCTGAAAGACAAGCATATATGGGTTTTTGGAGGGGCCGGCTATCTCGGGCAGGCTATTGTTTCGGCCCTGGATAAATGGGGTGCCAAAGTGCTGTGTGTAGATCTGGACGAGAGGGCAGCGGTTTTTGCGGAAAGGGAAAAACTCGTGAACACCACCTGCGCCACGCTGGATGTAAGCCATACCGAAGCGGTTGAACGGTTTGTCGAGAGGCAGATTGCTGCGCTTGGCGTGCCCGATGGGTGTGTGAACCTCACTACCGCGACCACCGCTAAGACAATGGAAGAACTGTCGGCGGAAGATTTTGATGTAGTAAACCACGGCGGGCTCACGGCCACTTTTATTCTTACCCGCGCCGTGGGTATGGAAATGGCTGCCCGGCAACGCGGCAGTATGGTGTTGTTCTCGAGTATGTACGGTTCGGTATCGCCCTACCCGGAAGTATACCAGGAGCCCATGAACAAAAACCCGCTCGAATATGGCGTAGGGAAGGCAGGTATCAAGCAAATGACGCGCTATTTTGCTGTTCACTGGGGCAAATCCAACGTGCGCTGCAACTGCATTTCTCCCGGGCCGTTCCCTAATCCTGACGTACAGAAAACGCACGCGGCTTTCGTTGCCAGGCTTGCCGGTAAATCGCCGATGGGGCGCATCGGACAGGCGTCGGAAATTGTCGGCTCGGTGGCTTTCTTATTATCCGATGCCGCTTCCTATATCACAGGGCAGGACCTGGCTGTGGACGGCGGGTGGACCTGCTGGTAA
- a CDS encoding sialidase family protein, whose translation MKLKEISTLLLLFSAMGYRVPARANAGPHLTFTDSIPGVRKVEDVVIYRNEKFHAAFPSVIKKKNGEIVLAFRRAPDRKVFGEKGTNHVDPNSYLVSVKSKDGKTWTPEPELIYSHPFGGSQDPCLLQLKDGTILCASYGWAFLRPDGMENLKKPYFLAGGAVFLGGYVLRSTDGGKSWQGPLYPPHIEPEINYTAMGEKLPAYNRGAMYEGKNGRILWVVAATDRQSPNKTSNHLLISDDKGLTWKYSAPVAVDEKVSFNEASVYETPKGDVVAFLRTAGLGDQACIARSVDGGKTFTAWEKMGFQGHPMHALRLPDNRVLLSYGYRHKPLGIRARILNAECTDFATAPEIVLRTDGGTTDLGYPWAVQLDKNRVLVSYYFNVPGGPQHIAGSILEIR comes from the coding sequence ATGAAATTGAAAGAAATATCAACGCTGTTACTGCTCTTTTCAGCGATGGGATATAGAGTCCCGGCCCGCGCGAACGCCGGCCCGCACCTTACTTTTACGGACAGCATTCCCGGCGTACGTAAGGTAGAGGATGTGGTGATTTACCGGAATGAAAAATTTCACGCTGCATTTCCTTCGGTGATCAAAAAGAAGAACGGGGAGATCGTGCTCGCATTCCGCAGGGCACCCGACAGAAAGGTATTTGGCGAGAAAGGTACCAACCACGTGGACCCGAATAGTTACCTCGTGTCCGTGAAATCAAAAGACGGTAAGACCTGGACACCCGAGCCCGAACTGATCTATTCGCACCCGTTCGGTGGTTCACAAGATCCTTGCTTGTTGCAGTTAAAGGACGGGACAATCCTTTGTGCCAGCTACGGCTGGGCATTCCTCCGGCCCGATGGGATGGAGAATTTGAAAAAACCTTACTTTCTGGCAGGAGGGGCCGTATTCCTGGGAGGATATGTACTCCGCTCGACAGACGGCGGCAAATCCTGGCAGGGGCCATTGTACCCGCCGCATATCGAACCGGAGATCAACTACACCGCCATGGGCGAAAAACTCCCGGCTTACAACAGGGGCGCCATGTATGAGGGGAAAAATGGACGGATTTTGTGGGTAGTGGCAGCAACCGATCGCCAGTCGCCGAATAAAACTTCCAATCATTTACTGATCTCGGACGATAAGGGGCTAACCTGGAAGTACTCGGCGCCGGTTGCCGTGGACGAAAAGGTTTCGTTCAACGAAGCTTCCGTTTACGAAACGCCGAAGGGGGATGTTGTGGCGTTTTTACGAACGGCCGGTTTAGGCGACCAGGCTTGCATTGCCCGGTCTGTCGATGGCGGAAAAACTTTTACCGCCTGGGAAAAAATGGGTTTTCAAGGTCATCCAATGCACGCGCTGAGGCTACCGGATAACCGTGTACTGCTTTCTTACGGTTATCGCCACAAACCACTGGGCATACGGGCGCGGATATTGAATGCCGAATGCACCGATTTTGCCACCGCCCCCGAAATCGTGTTGCGCACCGACGGCGGTACTACCGACCTGGGGTATCCCTGGGCTGTCCAACTGGACAAAAACCGGGTACTGGTAAGCTACTATTTCAACGTGCCCGGCGGACCGCAGCATATTGCAGGGAGTATTCTGGAAATCAGGTGA
- a CDS encoding sialidase family protein, with product MNTNKFSRLLLFGCLLTSGSLSAQEVAKPASGHAQKPMLISKGGDAGDYQAFPDACRLKNGDIVAVFYAGDEHVTKQSEKYPKAGRICLVRSKDEGKTWSKPVTIYDDNDDNRDPHISQLSNGSLVVSFFSLRYPSFGAKEYKTLGSPQLLWSRDNGKTWDKEATLLETGDIDWLSSAQVREMPDGTTILPVYHQEGRGGLKAWGGVMLSRDKGKTWGPVITIGEKANLPLAAETDVILLKDGTLYAALRAQQEVHMHFAKSKDMGKTWSDVEDIGFRGHSPSFTRLKSGEILLTTRAFTDAPSKKGYTGLRISRDEAKTWEGPYMVDETLGAYPSTVELKDGSVLVVYYEEGQGSGIRAYRFRIPAKAAPFAEPRRLEMLTGK from the coding sequence ATGAATACCAACAAATTCTCCCGTTTACTGCTCTTCGGATGCCTGCTGACTTCCGGCAGCCTGTCTGCACAGGAAGTCGCAAAACCCGCTTCCGGGCATGCTCAGAAACCGATGCTCATTTCAAAGGGCGGGGATGCAGGTGATTACCAGGCCTTCCCCGACGCTTGCCGGCTCAAAAACGGGGATATCGTAGCGGTATTTTATGCAGGCGACGAACACGTGACAAAGCAAAGTGAGAAGTATCCGAAGGCTGGCCGCATTTGCCTGGTGCGCTCCAAAGACGAGGGGAAAACCTGGTCGAAACCTGTTACGATTTATGATGACAACGACGACAACCGTGACCCGCATATTTCGCAATTGAGCAACGGTTCGCTGGTGGTGAGCTTCTTTTCCCTGCGTTATCCCAGTTTTGGGGCAAAGGAATATAAGACACTGGGAAGTCCGCAGCTGCTGTGGTCGCGGGATAATGGAAAGACCTGGGACAAGGAAGCAACCTTGCTGGAAACCGGTGATATAGACTGGCTTTCGTCGGCCCAGGTGCGCGAAATGCCCGATGGGACCACTATCCTGCCGGTGTACCACCAGGAAGGCAGGGGCGGTTTGAAAGCGTGGGGAGGCGTAATGCTCTCACGCGATAAAGGCAAAACCTGGGGGCCTGTGATTACTATCGGCGAAAAGGCAAACCTTCCCCTGGCGGCGGAAACGGATGTCATTCTGCTCAAAGACGGGACGCTCTACGCCGCATTGCGCGCTCAACAGGAGGTACACATGCATTTTGCAAAAAGTAAGGATATGGGTAAAACGTGGTCGGATGTGGAAGATATTGGTTTTCGCGGGCACTCGCCGTCGTTTACCCGCCTGAAATCGGGCGAAATACTGCTCACTACGAGGGCGTTCACGGATGCGCCTTCCAAAAAGGGCTATACCGGCCTGCGGATCAGCCGCGATGAAGCTAAAACCTGGGAAGGGCCCTATATGGTTGATGAAACACTGGGAGCTTACCCCTCCACGGTTGAGCTGAAAGACGGCTCGGTGCTGGTGGTTTATTATGAAGAAGGGCAAGGAAGCGGGATACGTGCCTACCGGTTCAGAATTCCCGCAAAAGCGGCGCCATTTGCAGAACCCAGGCGGCTGGAAATGCTGACCGGCAAATGA
- a CDS encoding MFS transporter has translation MSTVQAAPSKAEYTLPSGAWRIVILLCFVGCLNYLDRTMITTMRTSIIEAMPMSDAQFGLLTSVFLWVYGILSPFAGYLADHFNRSRVIICSLFVWSAVTWLTSYVTTFEQLVATRILMGVSEACYLPAAVALIVDYHKTTTRSLASGIHIAGVMVGQSLGFVGGWIAEDHDWTAPFSVFGLVGIGYSFVLLWLLRDAPESNEAAEKSDEPKIDFFQALRSLFGQWSFILLVIFWSLLGIIGWMVMGWMPTYYKEHFNLTQGMAGLYATGYLYPASIAGVILGGFLSDRFAKASANSKFLIPVIGLCIAAPSIFVASNTSVLPLAIAMFMVYGLTRMFSDANLMPILCLTADPRYRATGYGVLNFFACVIGGIGLYAGGVLRDMQVDLGQIFRFAGVLMFVCVMILLLIRKRTNAGAAS, from the coding sequence ATGTCCACAGTCCAGGCCGCACCATCAAAAGCTGAGTATACATTGCCTTCCGGGGCGTGGCGGATTGTTATTTTATTATGTTTTGTAGGCTGTCTCAACTACCTGGACCGAACGATGATCACCACTATGCGGACATCGATCATAGAGGCAATGCCCATGTCCGACGCCCAGTTCGGGTTGCTGACTTCCGTGTTTTTGTGGGTTTATGGTATTCTAAGCCCCTTTGCAGGCTACCTGGCCGACCATTTCAACCGGAGCCGGGTGATCATTTGCAGCTTGTTTGTTTGGTCCGCGGTGACCTGGCTCACCTCTTATGTAACAACGTTTGAACAACTGGTGGCGACGCGCATTTTAATGGGTGTAAGTGAAGCCTGCTATCTTCCCGCAGCAGTAGCCCTGATCGTCGATTACCACAAAACCACCACACGCTCCCTCGCATCAGGCATTCATATTGCCGGGGTGATGGTGGGGCAAAGCCTGGGATTTGTCGGCGGCTGGATAGCGGAAGACCACGACTGGACAGCGCCTTTCAGCGTATTCGGGCTGGTAGGGATCGGGTATTCTTTTGTATTACTCTGGCTATTGCGCGATGCGCCGGAAAGCAATGAAGCGGCGGAAAAATCGGACGAACCGAAAATCGACTTTTTTCAGGCACTCCGCAGCCTTTTTGGTCAGTGGTCGTTTATACTGCTCGTTATTTTCTGGTCTTTGCTGGGGATTATCGGCTGGATGGTGATGGGCTGGATGCCAACTTACTACAAAGAGCATTTCAACCTGACGCAGGGCATGGCCGGGCTTTATGCTACGGGTTATCTTTATCCCGCTTCCATAGCCGGGGTAATCCTGGGCGGCTTTTTATCCGACCGGTTCGCAAAAGCGAGTGCCAATTCCAAATTTCTCATACCCGTGATCGGCCTGTGCATTGCAGCACCGAGCATATTTGTCGCAAGCAATACCTCGGTACTGCCGCTGGCGATCGCTATGTTTATGGTGTATGGGCTCACCCGTATGTTCAGCGACGCGAACCTGATGCCCATTCTATGCCTGACCGCCGACCCGCGCTATCGGGCAACGGGTTACGGCGTACTCAATTTTTTTGCCTGCGTCATCGGCGGGATCGGTTTGTATGCAGGCGGGGTTTTGCGTGACATGCAGGTTGACCTCGGCCAAATTTTCCGGTTTGCCGGTGTTTTGATGTTTGTTTGTGTAATGATCCTGCTGCTGATCAGAAAGCGGACGAATGCAGGCGCGGCTTCGTAA
- a CDS encoding phytanoyl-CoA dioxygenase family protein yields MDFGLIKRKFEEDGYVFLPGFLSDREVAEVNRRLEDFIENTVPGLPPNDVFYEDKNDPATLKQIMHVSEHAPYFAPMLNDSKFSRIAGELLQDTVVPKILEYFNKPPKIGKPTPPHQDGYYFMLKPAKAVTMWMALEDVDEANGCVRYVRGSHKLGMRRHGRTQTLGFSQGITDFGLPEDLENEIAFPARAGDLLIHDSLTIHRADGNQTADRTRKALGFIYFGASAQEDVEAKAAYQAQLRQEMRERDELVAE; encoded by the coding sequence ATGGATTTTGGATTGATCAAAAGAAAATTTGAGGAAGATGGCTATGTTTTTTTGCCCGGATTCCTTTCAGATCGGGAAGTGGCGGAAGTGAACCGCAGACTGGAAGATTTTATTGAAAACACGGTTCCCGGACTTCCTCCGAACGATGTCTTTTATGAAGATAAGAACGATCCCGCCACGTTAAAGCAGATTATGCACGTGTCTGAACACGCGCCCTATTTCGCGCCTATGCTGAATGACAGTAAGTTCAGCAGGATCGCAGGGGAGCTGCTGCAAGACACCGTAGTGCCGAAGATTCTGGAGTATTTTAACAAACCCCCGAAAATTGGAAAGCCTACCCCTCCGCACCAGGACGGCTACTACTTCATGCTCAAACCCGCCAAGGCGGTGACGATGTGGATGGCGCTGGAAGACGTGGACGAGGCCAACGGATGTGTGCGTTACGTACGGGGATCTCATAAATTGGGAATGCGCCGGCACGGAAGAACACAAACCCTCGGTTTCTCACAGGGAATCACGGATTTCGGCTTGCCGGAGGATCTTGAAAATGAGATCGCATTCCCCGCCAGAGCGGGCGACCTGCTGATCCATGACTCGCTGACCATCCACCGCGCCGACGGGAATCAGACTGCCGACCGTACACGGAAGGCGCTGGGGTTTATCTATTTCGGTGCGTCGGCGCAGGAAGACGTAGAGGCCAAAGCGGCCTATCAGGCACAATTGCGGCAGGAAATGCGCGAAAGAGACGAGTTGGTGGCAGAGTGA
- a CDS encoding RagB/SusD family nutrient uptake outer membrane protein translates to MKRLRLIFLTLLVCFCGASCDVLDVAPVSVITTNSFWKTQEDAEGALNGMYVNLRSVSGAIYTLGEQRSEVFEGGVYGSGRNDLFLNELSGDQPHHPDWSGFYAIINSANLIIKYVPGMTFKSEAVKNSILAQAYSMRAYTYFVMTRTWGDLIIRTEPTETSSAEVTIRERAPQAEVFALIKSDIETALSLFPDNNFVAGRSKWSRAAVNTLKADVHLWTGKRMNGGAADFTTALAAIAEVEKADVSLLPSYADLFEYANKGNKETIMTIRYQDLDGASNNQFWLHWIIDSAIPANIDPATKALIQPVGGGQGLLVITSLVRNQFTEDDTRKKASFHEIFTYDAAGKPTFYTTLSMKGRGLLTGGTRLFLSDIVLYRYADVILLKAEAKNALDQDPTEEINKVRQRAYGANYSKHVFVKGTKQANDDAILKERLFELLYEGKRWWDLVRFGKAFDLVPNLQARKGQDHLLLFPIANTVLSLEPKVKQNPGYN, encoded by the coding sequence ATGAAAAGACTGAGACTTATATTCCTTACCCTGCTCGTGTGTTTTTGCGGAGCTTCCTGTGATGTTCTGGACGTAGCGCCTGTCAGCGTTATCACTACCAATTCTTTCTGGAAAACGCAGGAGGATGCGGAAGGGGCATTGAATGGTATGTATGTTAACCTCCGAAGCGTTTCCGGCGCGATTTACACCCTGGGCGAACAGCGAAGCGAGGTTTTTGAAGGTGGTGTATACGGTAGCGGACGTAACGATCTTTTTCTGAACGAACTCAGCGGCGATCAGCCTCACCATCCCGATTGGAGCGGATTTTATGCCATTATCAACTCTGCAAACCTGATCATTAAATACGTTCCCGGCATGACATTCAAGTCGGAGGCGGTGAAGAACAGCATACTGGCGCAGGCATACAGTATGCGGGCGTACACTTATTTCGTGATGACGCGAACCTGGGGGGACCTGATTATCCGCACGGAGCCAACCGAAACGTCCAGCGCGGAAGTAACGATCAGGGAGCGCGCACCCCAGGCAGAAGTGTTTGCGCTGATCAAAAGCGATATCGAGACGGCGCTCAGCCTTTTTCCGGACAATAATTTTGTAGCCGGCCGGTCGAAATGGTCCCGCGCAGCGGTAAATACCCTGAAAGCGGATGTGCATTTATGGACGGGCAAAAGAATGAACGGCGGTGCGGCCGATTTCACGACAGCACTGGCCGCAATCGCAGAAGTGGAAAAGGCGGATGTTTCGCTCCTGCCGAGTTATGCCGACCTGTTCGAATATGCCAACAAGGGTAATAAGGAAACCATCATGACGATCCGCTATCAGGATCTGGACGGCGCCTCGAATAACCAGTTCTGGCTCCATTGGATTATTGATAGCGCGATACCCGCCAATATAGATCCTGCCACCAAGGCATTAATCCAGCCGGTGGGCGGCGGCCAGGGGCTGCTGGTGATCACTTCGCTTGTTCGTAACCAGTTTACAGAAGACGACACACGGAAAAAAGCCTCCTTCCATGAAATTTTCACCTATGATGCGGCGGGTAAACCAACCTTTTACACGACTCTGTCTATGAAAGGCCGTGGTTTGCTGACGGGCGGCACGAGACTCTTTCTGAGCGATATTGTGCTTTACCGCTACGCGGACGTGATATTGCTCAAAGCAGAGGCTAAAAATGCGCTGGACCAGGATCCTACCGAAGAAATAAACAAAGTGCGCCAGCGCGCTTATGGCGCAAATTACAGCAAGCACGTTTTTGTGAAAGGGACGAAACAGGCGAACGATGATGCGATTTTGAAAGAAAGGCTTTTCGAATTGCTGTATGAAGGAAAAAGATGGTGGGACCTCGTACGCTTCGGCAAAGCGTTCGATCTCGTGCCTAACCTCCAAGCCCGGAAAGGACAGGACCATTTGCTATTGTTCCCGATCGCGAACACGGTATTGAGCCTTGAACCGAAGGTGAAGCAAAATCCGGGTTATAACTGA